The Oryzias melastigma strain HK-1 linkage group LG6, ASM292280v2, whole genome shotgun sequence genome includes a window with the following:
- the LOC112151720 gene encoding sorting nexin-1 isoform X2: MDDLSAEPPSSQTEKSAASSSPEEFVDLTNNLESAESKVEAEISSPEPSDDFFDILGSETQKVEVEASVKADSGEVSSGVTDLPGGKTGSEQGTSSAAPIINLNADFSDNNQQPSRVENKTNDPLAQVLSDTPAADPKKPSSAVLDLFEDDGSDIFTGTPQTKPASQPQKGLFGEPDEDLFGEPLGAMSKKTTENEVKSSTTKAAGPASSTGGAQQDRKSTEPADIFTEEAVTTVPRTSNTSTVNSKANGVHSEEDLFTEATVELSLDSPRSGRKKEETSKPSASSSSSSLSAPAKQAKQPPAALEELEDEEEAEKEDQFDVFISVKDPEKVGDGMNAYMAYKVSTETSLPMFRNKLMTVRRRFSDFLGLYEKLSEKHGPNGLIVPPPPEKSILGMTKVKVGKEDSSSADFLERRRGALERYLQRVVNHPMLLQDPDVREFLEKEELPRAVSTQALSGAGFLKMINKATDAVNKMTIKMNESDAWFEEKLQEVESADQHFRKLHALVESLVVHRKELSLNTANFAKSAAMLGSAEDNTALSRALSQLAEVEDKIEQLHQDQAANDTFSFAELIADYIRLLGAVRGSFDHRIKAWQRWQDGQAMLQKKRETEAKLLWANKPDKLQQAKDEIVEWEAKVTQFERDFERVSATVRKEVIRFEKQRTNNFRRQITKYLESLLQSQQQLIKYWEAFLPEAKAIA, translated from the exons ATGGATGACCTCTCCGCCGAGCCTCCGAGCAGCCAAACAGAGAAGAGCGCAGCCAGCTCGTCCCCCGAAGAATTCGTGGACCTGACAAACAACCTAGAAAGTGCAGAAAGTAAAGTTGAAGCTGAAATTTCTTCACCTGAACCCTCGGATGATTTTTTTGACATATTGGGAAGTGAAACGCAGAAAGTGGAAGTCGAGGCTTCTGTCAAAGCCGATTCAGGTGAGGTGTCCAGTGGCGTTACGGATCTACCAGGTGGAAAAACAGGTTCTGAGCAGGGAACCTCTTCTGCCGCTCCGATTATCAACCTCAACGCAGATTTTTCGGACAACAATCAACAGCCGTCACGCGTCGAGAATAAAACGAACGACCCTTTAGCTCAGGTTCTAAGTGACACCCCAGCCGCCGACCCCAAGAAACCCAGCAGTGCTGTTCTGGACCTGTTTGAAGACGACGGCAGCGACATTTTCACAGGAACACCGCAGACCAAACCTGCCAGTCAGCCTCAAAAGGGGCTCTTCGGTGAACCCGACGAGGATCTGTTCGGCGAGCCGCTGGGAGCCATGTCCAAGAAGACCACCGAGAACGAAGTGAAGTCCAGCACGACCAAAGCTGCCGGTCCAGCGTCCTCTACTGGGGGGGCTCAGCAGGATCGCAAATCCACCGAACCTGCAGATATCTTCACAGAGGAAGCCGTCACCACAGTGCCAAGAACCAGCAACACCAGCACTGTCAACTCCAAGGCCAATGGAGTACACTCTGAGGAGGACTTATTTACTG AGGCCACAGTGGAGCTTTCTCTAGACAGTCCACGGAGCGGTAGGAAGAAAGAAGAAACATCCAAACCGTctgcttcctcctcttcctcctctctgtcaGCACCTGCCAAACAGGCCAAGCAGCCGCCTGCTGCCCTGgaggag ttggaaGACGAGGAAGAGGCGGAGAAGGAGGACCAGTTTGAcgttttcatttctgtcaaaGACCCTGAAAAAGTCG ggGACGGCATGAACGCTTACATGGCCTACAAAGTATCCACAGAG aCCTCACTGCCCATGTTCCGTAACAAGCTGATGACAGTCCGACGACGCTTCAGCGACTTCTTAGGCCTCTACGAGAAACTCTCTGAAAAACATGGACCAAATGGACTAATCGTCCCTCCACCCCCAGAGAAAAGCATTCTGG GAATGACAAAGGTGAAGGTGGGAAAGGAAGATTCCTCCTCCGCGGACTTTCTGGAGAGAAGACGAGGTGCTTTGGAAAG GTATCTTCAGAGGGTGGTGAATCACCCCATGCTCCTCCAGGATCCCGATGTTCGTGAATTCCTGGAGAAAGAGGAA TTGCCCCGAGCGGTCAGCACACAGGCTCTGAGCGGCGCCGGCTTCCTCAAAATGATCAACAAAGCGACGGACGCCGTCAATAAAATGACCATCAAGATGAACGAGTCGGACGCG TGGTTTGAGGAGAAGCTCCAGGAGGTGGAGTCTGCAGACCAACACTTCAGGAAGCTTCACGCTCTGGTCGAATCACTTGTAGTTCACAGAAAAG AGTTGTCCTTGAACACGGCAAACTTTGCCAAAAGTGCGGCCATGCTGGGCAGCGCCGAGGACAACACCGCCCTGTCCCGAGCTCTGTCCCAGCTGGCCGAGGTGGAGGACAAGATCGAGCAGTTGCACCAGGACCAAGCTGCGAACGACACCTTCAGCTTCGCAGAGCTGATCGCAGATTACATCCGCCTGCTGGGAGCCGTCAGG GGGTCGTTTGATCACCGGATAAAGGCCTGGCAGCGCTGGCAGGATGGCCAGGCCATGCTGCAGAAGAAGAGGGAGACTGAGGCCAAACTGCTGTGGGCCAACAAACCAGACAAGCTGCAGCAGGCCAAAGACGAGATCGTGGAG TGGGAAGCCAAGGTGACTCAGTTTGAGCGAGACTTCGAGAGAGTGTCTGCAACTGTACGCAAGGAAGTCATCCGCTTTGAG AAACAAAGGACCAATAATTTTAGAAGGCAGATAACAAAGTACTTGGAGTCGTTGCTTCAGTCTCAGCAGCAG CTGATAAAGTACTGGGAGGCTTTCTTACCCGAAGCAAAAGCCATCGCTTAA
- the LOC112151720 gene encoding sorting nexin-1 isoform X1, with product MASSTERSPPPFPDTEDQDVLDSEEVGGRDSDDDDGEELFMSASNTPLTKQDTPASPDSQASDLMDDLSAEPPSSQTEKSAASSSPEEFVDLTNNLESAESKVEAEISSPEPSDDFFDILGSETQKVEVEASVKADSGEVSSGVTDLPGGKTGSEQGTSSAAPIINLNADFSDNNQQPSRVENKTNDPLAQVLSDTPAADPKKPSSAVLDLFEDDGSDIFTGTPQTKPASQPQKGLFGEPDEDLFGEPLGAMSKKTTENEVKSSTTKAAGPASSTGGAQQDRKSTEPADIFTEEAVTTVPRTSNTSTVNSKANGVHSEEDLFTEATVELSLDSPRSGRKKEETSKPSASSSSSSLSAPAKQAKQPPAALEELEDEEEAEKEDQFDVFISVKDPEKVGDGMNAYMAYKVSTETSLPMFRNKLMTVRRRFSDFLGLYEKLSEKHGPNGLIVPPPPEKSILGMTKVKVGKEDSSSADFLERRRGALERYLQRVVNHPMLLQDPDVREFLEKEELPRAVSTQALSGAGFLKMINKATDAVNKMTIKMNESDAWFEEKLQEVESADQHFRKLHALVESLVVHRKELSLNTANFAKSAAMLGSAEDNTALSRALSQLAEVEDKIEQLHQDQAANDTFSFAELIADYIRLLGAVRGSFDHRIKAWQRWQDGQAMLQKKRETEAKLLWANKPDKLQQAKDEIVEWEAKVTQFERDFERVSATVRKEVIRFEKQRTNNFRRQITKYLESLLQSQQQLIKYWEAFLPEAKAIA from the exons ATGGCGTCCAGTACGGAGCGGAGTCCTCCTCCTTTTCCCGACACCGAGGACCAAGATGTGCTGGATTCTGAAGAAGTTGGTGGTCGAGACAGCGACGACGACGACGGAGAGGAGCTGTTTATGAGCGCG AGCAATACTCCATTGACCAAACAGGACACCCCAGCATCCCCCGACAGTCAGGCCAGTGACCTCATGGATGACCTCTCCGCCGAGCCTCCGAGCAGCCAAACAGAGAAGAGCGCAGCCAGCTCGTCCCCCGAAGAATTCGTGGACCTGACAAACAACCTAGAAAGTGCAGAAAGTAAAGTTGAAGCTGAAATTTCTTCACCTGAACCCTCGGATGATTTTTTTGACATATTGGGAAGTGAAACGCAGAAAGTGGAAGTCGAGGCTTCTGTCAAAGCCGATTCAGGTGAGGTGTCCAGTGGCGTTACGGATCTACCAGGTGGAAAAACAGGTTCTGAGCAGGGAACCTCTTCTGCCGCTCCGATTATCAACCTCAACGCAGATTTTTCGGACAACAATCAACAGCCGTCACGCGTCGAGAATAAAACGAACGACCCTTTAGCTCAGGTTCTAAGTGACACCCCAGCCGCCGACCCCAAGAAACCCAGCAGTGCTGTTCTGGACCTGTTTGAAGACGACGGCAGCGACATTTTCACAGGAACACCGCAGACCAAACCTGCCAGTCAGCCTCAAAAGGGGCTCTTCGGTGAACCCGACGAGGATCTGTTCGGCGAGCCGCTGGGAGCCATGTCCAAGAAGACCACCGAGAACGAAGTGAAGTCCAGCACGACCAAAGCTGCCGGTCCAGCGTCCTCTACTGGGGGGGCTCAGCAGGATCGCAAATCCACCGAACCTGCAGATATCTTCACAGAGGAAGCCGTCACCACAGTGCCAAGAACCAGCAACACCAGCACTGTCAACTCCAAGGCCAATGGAGTACACTCTGAGGAGGACTTATTTACTG AGGCCACAGTGGAGCTTTCTCTAGACAGTCCACGGAGCGGTAGGAAGAAAGAAGAAACATCCAAACCGTctgcttcctcctcttcctcctctctgtcaGCACCTGCCAAACAGGCCAAGCAGCCGCCTGCTGCCCTGgaggag ttggaaGACGAGGAAGAGGCGGAGAAGGAGGACCAGTTTGAcgttttcatttctgtcaaaGACCCTGAAAAAGTCG ggGACGGCATGAACGCTTACATGGCCTACAAAGTATCCACAGAG aCCTCACTGCCCATGTTCCGTAACAAGCTGATGACAGTCCGACGACGCTTCAGCGACTTCTTAGGCCTCTACGAGAAACTCTCTGAAAAACATGGACCAAATGGACTAATCGTCCCTCCACCCCCAGAGAAAAGCATTCTGG GAATGACAAAGGTGAAGGTGGGAAAGGAAGATTCCTCCTCCGCGGACTTTCTGGAGAGAAGACGAGGTGCTTTGGAAAG GTATCTTCAGAGGGTGGTGAATCACCCCATGCTCCTCCAGGATCCCGATGTTCGTGAATTCCTGGAGAAAGAGGAA TTGCCCCGAGCGGTCAGCACACAGGCTCTGAGCGGCGCCGGCTTCCTCAAAATGATCAACAAAGCGACGGACGCCGTCAATAAAATGACCATCAAGATGAACGAGTCGGACGCG TGGTTTGAGGAGAAGCTCCAGGAGGTGGAGTCTGCAGACCAACACTTCAGGAAGCTTCACGCTCTGGTCGAATCACTTGTAGTTCACAGAAAAG AGTTGTCCTTGAACACGGCAAACTTTGCCAAAAGTGCGGCCATGCTGGGCAGCGCCGAGGACAACACCGCCCTGTCCCGAGCTCTGTCCCAGCTGGCCGAGGTGGAGGACAAGATCGAGCAGTTGCACCAGGACCAAGCTGCGAACGACACCTTCAGCTTCGCAGAGCTGATCGCAGATTACATCCGCCTGCTGGGAGCCGTCAGG GGGTCGTTTGATCACCGGATAAAGGCCTGGCAGCGCTGGCAGGATGGCCAGGCCATGCTGCAGAAGAAGAGGGAGACTGAGGCCAAACTGCTGTGGGCCAACAAACCAGACAAGCTGCAGCAGGCCAAAGACGAGATCGTGGAG TGGGAAGCCAAGGTGACTCAGTTTGAGCGAGACTTCGAGAGAGTGTCTGCAACTGTACGCAAGGAAGTCATCCGCTTTGAG AAACAAAGGACCAATAATTTTAGAAGGCAGATAACAAAGTACTTGGAGTCGTTGCTTCAGTCTCAGCAGCAG CTGATAAAGTACTGGGAGGCTTTCTTACCCGAAGCAAAAGCCATCGCTTAA